The genomic interval AACGAACCCTGATAATCTCCCGATAAATATGTCAGCCATGTTATGGGTGTTATGTAAGCACGCTGTCCATGCTTGTCCGTAGAGCCTCTAAACTGTTTCCTGTGGAAAATGATTCATAAATAGCTTTATCCAAAGCTCCACGTCCCTGGGAACACATTTGGATGGTTCTCTGCTCATGTTATCATCAGATAACTCATTTATTTGCTgcctgcctctctctctcctcctgcagcaatACTACGTCCTGCTGATCATCACCGACGGAGTCATCACCGACATGGACGCAACGCGCGACGCCATCGTCAACGCCTCCCGGCTGCCCATGTCCATCATCATCGTCGGGGTGGGGGCGGCGGACTTCAGCGCCATGGAGTTCCTGGACGGGGACGACGGCCATCTGAGCTCTCGAGCGGGCGAGGCCGCCCTGAGAGACatcgtccagtttgttcccttCAGGCAGTTCCAGAACGTGAGTTACGTCAGATGCCGTAAATCActcctctttatcttcttcttcttcttcttctttccattGCGCTCTGCTTTATAGAagacaggaggaggagtggTGTTTGCTGTGACTGCAGCTGATTCAGCGTTTTTACCTTTCCGTTTTGTGAAGCTAACCCATACCTGTGAAAGCTGCATGGGTTTCACTCGGTCAGCGCAAAGCCTCCACGCTGTCTTCTGACGCCTCAAACGAGCCCCTCAGCACGGAGCTGGCTTCCTTTTTGTGTTTACGTTGTTTATCCATCTTTTTCCAGGCGCCCAGCCAGGCCCTCGCCCAAAGCGTTTTAGCCGAGTTGCCTCAGCAAGTCACCTCCTTCTTCAGCTCACGCAAACTGAAGCCTCCCCGAGATCCAAGTTCTGCCTAGGGGTACACAGACCTATAACACATCATTGAACCTGCTATACGTTTTTGCTCTGCCTCTATAAATAACCCTTTTCAGACCTGCTGTCAATGTTTGTTTTACGTGATCCGATCATGAATGGACAACTCCAGGCGCATCGCTTCACATCTGGCGTTAAAATGTTGCTTAACGTGCATTTGAACTTCCTGGGTCTTCGTGACCCCTGTCACTACCCAATCCGTACCATCAACTCATCTACGCaagcgcgaacagaataacgtccgggtcgccaaaaaaataatgtaattacggtactgaaaatacttatttctgtacttaaatcattaaagaatgcttaattatattgtatagaaaatatttaagatttttctggaagaaatTGATGCGTTTTACATTCTGTACGTTGCAatgcttgacgtcatcatcggatatgctcagaagtcTGGGAATATATTATTGCGCAACGTTtgtctgtattgtctgaatacACTCTATAAGTtatattatttgttcaaacaggactggaaaaaatatttttttccttaattataaggtgaattttgttatttaaataatcttgtactaaaaattagttttattagaaagttaaaaccaTATATTAAGaatttagcgccctctggtgtacaaatCATAAACAAGAGAAGACCCCGTCATTAAAGTATccgcattgtttattttttacaaaaacagaacagggaatagaacaaagaacacataacaaagccaaggcatactttttttaaaatgcattttttaagtacaaaaacCCTGAagaatattcacaataaaatacgtTTCTATACTCCTAAACGTGTTCATAGCTGGGGTTTTTATGTTCTTTAAGTAatggtgtgtatatatatatatatatatatatatatatatatatatatatatatatatatatatatatatatatatatatatatatatttacatatatatatatatatatatatatatatatatatttacatatttctcgatttattttttaaaatatgcaatatttacgcaaatacgaagatatacaaaaagaaacacctggcccgaaaaaagacaaaagaataaaaagtaagaaaaccAAATATTgcctaccggaagttattctgttcgcgcgtgcgcaaatgagctgatggtacggatcgggtagtgacaacCCCGCTGAGCAGCGCTTAGGAAAGTGTTTATGCACTTTTAACCCTTTCACGTTGGTTTTACAACAAACTGTGATGGACTTTGTGTGACAGACCATCACACAGTTGCAGATGATTGTGAACTGAAAGGAAGACGACATTAGGTTTTAAAAATTTACCGAAAAACTCGAGTGTATGGTGTAGCGTGCATTTATGGTCTGACCCTTTACTCTCATAAGTCGTAAAATAAAACCCGATACAACCACTTGCCTTCAGCTggagtgtaatttaatctcagctgTTAGGCGAAaatctcagaggtttgttggagaacatcagacaacaaacagcatcatgaagacccagGAAGACAGGTTGAATAATTCACACTTTTCATTCCATTATCGGAAAAGGGAAAGAGTATTGCACAACCGCAAGTCTACCAAACCCAGCGCCTAAACTGTAAAGCCAGGCAAGGAGGGTATAAATCAATCAGGCACTCAACCAATCTGGTCTTCATGGGTCGATGCTAAAGTAGAGCCATTGTTGAATGAAAGCTCTAACAATCCATGTTTGCAGCCTGCTgcaacatccatccatgcactttctatacccgcttatccatCCCTGCAGGCTCAGCCAGGcagtcactgggcgagaggcgacACGCACACCAATCCATCAGAGGCTACAAGAGAAGCAAACGTGTCACAGAGGGGCGCTCTGGTCCGATGAgatcaaaactgaactttttggcctacatgcaaaaatgTTACGCGTGGCAGAAAAGTGTCATTGCACGTACCCTGAATGCACTTGAATGCTGAAATTAGGAGGAAATACGAGGAACGGGGGAGCTGGGAATGAAAGATATGGAAATGGGACGTTTTTCTTTCGTGAAACCAGAAGAACAATAAAGCCTTGCATCTGTGTCGGGGAACTCGTTTAAATTCAGGCTGAAAGAACACAaccacatgctttaaaaaaaaaagaaaaaaaagaaaaagttcgCTCTCTGTCCCACTTTGATCTGATCTGCCAGAACAAACGTTGAACGTGGATCTGAACAGGTTGTCGCTGTCGCATGCCACATCAGAGAGAAGGGTTCCCTGAATTCACCCCCTGCGCTCTCCTCCAATCACTAAGAAAATCTAAATCAGGAATCTTAGTTGCTTTCATCTGCATGGCCTCCCTGCGTGTCACCTCTCTGCATTTCTATACGTCCGTTCTAAACCGCAGCAGGAGTCGGCTGCTCCATCGTCGTTACGCTCCTCGGCTGTGAGTGTTTAACACAAAGTCTCCTCTTTTCGTGCTCTAGGCTCCTCGCGAAGCCCTGGCCAAGAGCGTGCTGGCTGAAGTACCCTCTCAGCTTATGGACTTTTTCCGCACCATGAAGCTAAACCCACCAAACCCAAGTCCTGCACCAAACGCAGCTGGCACCCCGTGATGCCACGCTACCAGACGGACTCCGCTTTCACCTCCTGCACACCGGGATAGGAGTCCCGCTTCATCTCGTCGTGGATTTAGACAGAACCAGCTCATCTCGGCCAGCCCGTCCTAACAGCCCCATTACCTGGTCTGCATGCACCAGTCTGATCGAGCCAGGTCTAGATAACATCcaggtctgctgctgcagccgctGCTTtctaagtaaaaacaaaagtatcATTCCAACGTTTGTGCAGAACAGTGCACTTTAAATCAGCGTTAATATATCCTTGCAGTAAACAGGATGTAGTCAAAATTGGATTATATCTCTAGAAGTTATTAAGTTGTAGTTCTAagtttcctgtttatttttgtgtaggATCTGAGTTTGCATGTTAACATACAGTATATTTACATATAGCATTTACATACACATGACCTTTAGTGGCGTCCCATTCCCCATCATTCAGAAGGATGTCGGCCCACCCTTTGCTGCTCCTACGGCGTCAACGGCGTCGCAAGATCTGTGGGAATCTCTGACCCTTCATCCtggaggtcagacactgatgttggacaggACGGTTCTGGTTCAGAGGTTTCCACTGTTAATTCATGCCAAAGGTGCTTTATCAGGTTGCGGGCTGGATTCTGTGCAGGCAGGTCAAGCTCTTCCTCTTCCCTCTGTGAATTTACATGCCTTCTGCTTCATGGCCAAAtatgcaacccccccccccacaactgATCCCTCTGTATGACTAGATGCTGGATGTTATTCAGCTGTGGCCATGAGAGTGATCAGACATCCTACATTCCAGTGTTTTTGGCAAAATTACGTAGGAAGTGTTTGACCATGGCCTGTGATGGGCTGGCGACCAGTCTGGGATACACccgctggagataggccccTGACCCCTGACCCCTAGTAGTTAAACAGTTGAGcatacatttagattttttttccccgaatcaaaaagtagaaaaataaaagaataatttaatATTCACCAATCCTCGCAACCCctacagggataagcgtgtaggaaaatggatggatggatattcaaTTTTTTTGGTCATATCCCAATACGCTGCCCTTCTGTGGTCGGGTGTTTTCAcattaaactattaaaaaaagccacttatttttaattcaatacATGTCCTCATACACACTCATCAGAAATCTTAGCTCTGTTTATTCTATAAGTAGATATACATCTAGATTGGGTTTGTGATGGAGATATTACATGGGAGATCAGCTTGGGTGTGTACAGACTTACAGCGCCTCCTACAGtctcaaaatgttatttttatcaaaaacattttatttttaatttttaaaaccatttattttttaatcgtATTTTTATGCATCTATCAATCTTATATAGAGATATTTACATGGATCAGACCTGTCATTATATTCGTTTATTATGCCACTTTTGAATGTTTTGCTTTCTCCATATAGATGATGCACAGCTGCACAGATTTGTCTCTAGACGTGGACTAACGTATTATCAGTATTATATGTGCCAGTGCTCTCAAAGCCAGTTCCAGAGTTGATTATGGAAACATGTTTACTGCTAATGTTTGCAGCTTGATATGTGTAACTTTCTGACCACATAAGGTGCATCTGATGATTCCTGGTCTATTCCAGCTGCTGTGCACTTAAATCAGGGGTGGGTGGTGTGCTTAGGGACATTCAGCTTGCTAATAAAATACTTACTGATCAAATTCTGTGTcgcagtgtttttttcttttttatactaAAATCATCACAAACCTATGCCACTGTGATGTTGCTGCCACCTAGTGGACAGAAGAAAGCATGACaacgtcaaatccatatgtGTATAAGTCACCTTGAATGTACATAaatcatcttaaatctctgctttattttctttttctttattattttcgatccactgtatatatgtggacacgcTGTATATACCTTATgtaccttttcctccttttggcaccttcttttgattattgagccgatatgacaagtgaatttctccactgtgagatcaataaagtatatctTATCTAATCTTATGACAGCCTCACTAAATCAGGAACAGCATCTGCAACATACAGGTGCCTCTCTGTAAAATAGAAATTCCCAGTAAAAGGCAACTTATTTGAActtatttctgttaatcttAAATATGACTTACCGCTCCTGAAAACCCCCAAATTTTAGTTTCACAGAAATTGTTAACATTaaataagaccaataaaaataaatacacaatgtggcaggacgatatagaaaaaagcatattgataaaatagaaatattgatcaatatcgatcattattaacaaattcaaaatgtatATTGTAAGTGCAGTccggccattttatgctgttgcttagcgacctattttagatacagaacacaaacactgaattcaaacttaatcctttattcaaccaactttttttttgtaccaaaactgcaagttttctaaaaaaaaacaaaacaaactaatgcgtgttctctgaactctttgaagggggtggagcttaGTGAGGGAGCGTTCCTGgctctgcgtttgtgattggttgggaagatgtagtgactgtaatattaacctacatgatagactagaatgcaaaaggaaggaaaactcattttattacactttttactgacccccccccccctctccctaTCATCAatatgttattgaattattgtccagccctaatacaCAATTTTAGGAGGCAGcggccctcaaactggggtcccTGGACTCCCAGGGGTCCGCGAACCACGGGTGGGGGGTCTGTGAAACACATGTTGTTGAGTTTAGTAAACACTACGATATTTTCAGTCAtggtactcatatacagctcaaactgcatgacgaaaccgcagggtttaaaagttcactgctggACAACTATTTAACTCCGTCCACTTTATCAGgtaaggtaaaagccaaatcatCTAAAATTAAGAAGTATGAAAACAACTACATCGAGTTTGGCTTTATCCAGAATGAGGATCTCATCTCCACCAAATCTCTTATATtaagtgtatttatatatattttaaaaacatacataattcctaatgtatttaacagtacaaaaggctgttttaaATCCTATCAGCATGAGGAACCCAAAGGGGGAACATTTTTACCGCTGCTCGGCCTGATGTCAAAACGACCGGCGGCCAAACACAGACAGCCTGTACTGAACATGGACCATAGACGTGGTTTTTAGCAGGCCTTCATCTCTACTCAtcattctatttttgatttgaaCTGATTTACTGAAGATCATTAACATCTTGATGATTTGCTAATGTCACCAGTACATTCTACAAAAAGCAGCTGCTTCATGTTCTCAGGAATAAACGGCAACAATCTAGAAACCCTGTGTGCTAGAAGGTCAAATAAAGCCATCCACGATCAGTGGTCATAGtcactttattttgtaaaacataTGAGAACATCTTGTTCACTGATATCAGTATCAACATTGTAGAGAAAGACGGAGATTTATCTCGACTACTGACCCGTTATCAGGCACTTGAACTTTTGTCTTACAAAAAGACTAACATTAGAGAGATTTCTGCTGAGGTTGCATTTTTTCACCTAAGCGGTTTTTGGTTTTGTGCTTAGCGCAACTCTACGGTCAGTGTGCCAGCACTATTATTAACTCAACTTATCTAGACCGACTACATTCCTCGACACTTGGAGCCTTCAAAGTCCAACTGCTTCGCCGGAGGCACTAAGCCGTCACCAGCGGACGCTTCTGTTCAGGACTCCCACAGCTCGGCCTTCTTGAAGACCTCCTGAACGCCGTTACACACAGAGCCTTCTGCTACATGCGGTGGATGTTGCTGTGATCCATGAACTGTTTCAGGTTGTGCAGGTTGTCCCACCACTTGAAGAGGAACGTGTCGGCGATGAGGCTGAACCAGGGGGTCACCTCCAGCTCCTTACGCTTGGCCTTCTCCAGCATTGCTTTTAGCTCCTCTTTACTCACGTAGCAGTGGCTTTTTATCTCGTTGGGATCTGGACTCAGCTCCACGTCCTATGGAAagccaagaaagaaaaaaaaaagttgtagtATTAATACATTCAGATGTAAAGTAAATAGTAATATCCTAAACTCTAAACAACCAATttcctgaaaataaaaagactatCGAACAACTAGAGCTGgctgataattcaataacaatatagaTTGATTgatagatgtatatcgatgatagaaaaaagatcaataaaaagttcaatagattaacagttttccttccttttgcattctacccatcccaaccaatcacagcgcagacCAAGGAACGCTTTGcccccaagctccgccccccttcaaagagttcacagAGGGCgcgttctttttcattttttttattaaaaacttgcagttttggtaaaaagttggttgaataaaggcctgagtttgaattcagtgtttgtgtgttctgtatgcAACGGCacaaaatggccagggctgcacttaaaagatttgttttgaatttgtttgaaTTATCGACAtccatttctattttatcgatatgctttttttttcctatgtcATCCATAGACTATGTCACGGTAATTTGCTATGTAATTCATCGTAGTTATAACCTGACGCAATATGAAACAGGGcgaagggtgtgaatactttgcaAAGGCAACGTAGTGCACAGCGGTTCTTGTCCATCCACCAGGAACGGTATCAGAGCTCAGGGTGAGCAGACCCACCTTCTGCATGAAGAGTATATAATCGATCTCATGCTCTCCCCATACGCCATCGGACTGGGCTTTGTAGTGGATCCGGGTCAAATAAGTCATCTCCTCTGGTGGCACCTGAGCAACAGGAGAAAGGCTGACTCACAGCAAAGACCTCGGCCTCCCATGATCCTCTAGCAGCAGGTGTTTTACCTGCTCCAGGGGGATGCCCAGTTCAGCCTGCAGTCTCCTCTGAGCGGCCCTCCTCACCCCTACggcgtcc from Fundulus heteroclitus isolate FHET01 chromosome 21, MU-UCD_Fhet_4.1, whole genome shotgun sequence carries:
- the idi1 gene encoding isopentenyl-diphosphate Delta-isomerase 1 isoform X2, encoding MPEIATDHLDDKQVQLLSEMCILIDENDQRIGADTKKNCHLNSNIDKGLLHRAFSVFLFSSDEKLLLQQRSDAKITFPGCFTNTCCSHPLHTDGELEEEDAVGVRRAAQRRLQAELGIPLEQVPPEEMTYLTRIHYKAQSDGVWGEHEIDYILFMQKDVELSPDPNEIKSHCYVSKEELKAMLEKAKRKELEVTPWFSLIADTFLFKWWDNLHNLKQFMDHSNIHRM